In Mycobacterium sp. ITM-2016-00317, the genomic window CGTCCTCACGCTGCATCCAGCGCCGGCGGCTGGGCCGCATCGGCGTGACATTGCCCGAGCTGTCGGAGTCGGTGCCGTCGGGATGGCGCAGCTCGTACTCGTCCTCCAGCGCCTCGGCGATACCGCCGCCGGTGAGCGTGGATTCCAGCGCCTTCTCCGGGTTGCGCGCGAACTCGTCGGGAAACACGAAGCGGCGGAACGCCCAGAACCGGAACGCCATCTGCAACAGGTTGCCGATGATGTAGGCCGAGACGAAGTCGGCGATGTTCTCGGTCATCAGCGACACCATCGGCGCACGCAGCATGAACACGTAACTGGACACCCACAGCGGCGCCATGCTCAACAGCACGCCCACCCCGCTGACCCCGAAGAACAACAGCGCCTCGTGATGGCGCTCACGTCCGCCCCGGTCGCGGAAGCTCCATTCGCGGTTGAGGATGTAGGACGCGATCACCGCGACGATGCCGGCGATGATCTTCGCCGTGACCGGCTTCGGCTCCAGAATCGTCAGCTTGAGCGTGAAGAAAATCGCGGAGTCGATCACGAAGGTGGTCGCACCGACGATGGCAAATTTGATCAGCTCGTGGTGCCGTTCGGCGTAAGGACGGATCGGCCGCGGCAGGCGGCGGATTGTCGCATCGGCAAAGGACACAAAGAGTCAGTTTACGTAAGCCGCTGCCGAGATGCCGCATCGCCACGTAACCGCAGGTCAATCCTGTGGCGTCGGCCATGACAACATATAGGCCGTGTCACGAACTCATGCTTCACCGCCCGTCGTAGCAATGATCGGAGGCGGTCAGCTCGCCCGGATGACCGCTCAGGCCGCAATCGCCCTCGGTCAGACTCTGCGCGTGCTGGCCGTTCGCAGCGACGAATCCGCAGCCCAGGTCACCCCCGACGTCGTTCTCGGGTCCCACACCGACCTGGCTGCGCTGCAGCGCGTGGCCGCCGGCGCGACGGCGTTCACCTTCGATCATGAGCACGTGCCGACCGAGTTGCTGGATCAGCTGGTGGCCGAAGGCGTCAACGTCCTGCCGCCGCCGTCGGCACTGGTGCACGCACAGGACAAGCTGCTGATGCGGCATCGGCTGTCGGAGCTCGGGGCCCCGGTGCCCCGCTTCTCCGCGGTGTCCACCGTTGATGACGCCGTGGCGTTCTGCGCCGAGATCGGCGGGCCCGTCGTCATCAAGACCGTGCGCGGCGGCTACGACGGCCGCGGCGTGGTGATGGCCTCCTCGGTGGACGAGGTCCGCGCGGTCGTCTCGCGGTATCTGGACGACGGGGTGCCGGTGATGATCGAGGAACGGGTGAACATGCGCCGCGAGCTCGCCGCGCTGGTCGCCCGCTCACCGTTCGGGCAGGGCGCGGCCTGGCCGGTGGTCGAGACCGTGCAGCGCGACGGCATCTGCGTCACCGTGCTGGCCCCGGCGCCCGGCCTGTCCGAGGAGCTGGGCACCGCCGCTTCGGAAATGGCGCTGTCGATCGCCTCGTCGCTGGGCGTGGTCGGGGTGCTGGCCGTCGAACTGTTCGAGACCGCCGACGGCGGCCTGATGGTCAACGAACTCGCGATGCGCCCGCACAACTCCGGGCACTGGACCATGGACGGCGCGCGCACCTCGCAGTTCGAACAGCATCTGCGTGCGGTGCTCGACTATCCGCTCGGCGACACCGCCGCGCTGGCCCCGACCGTGATGGGCAACGTGCTCGGAGCGCCCGAGACGCCGGCGATGTCGATGGACGAGCGGGTGCATCACCTGTTTGCCCGGATGCCCGACGCCAAAGTGCACCTGTACGGCAAGGAGGAGCGGCCCGGCCGCAAGATCGGGCACGTCAACATCGTCGGCGGGACCGAGCCGGTGGAGTCCCTGCGGGAGCGCGCCGAGCGGGCGGCACACTGGTTGTCGCACGCAGTCTGGACCGACGGATGGGATCCGCACGCATGAGTTCTCCACGGGTGGGCCTGATCATGGGTAGCGACAGCGACTGGCCGGTGATGTCGGAGGCCGCCACCGCGCTGGCCGAGTTCGAGGTCCCGTTCGAGGTCGGGGTGATCTCGGCGCACCGGACGCCGGCCCGCATGCTGTCGTATGCCGCTGACGCCGCGGGCCGGGGGCTCCAGGTGATCATCGCCGGGGCCGGCGGCGCGGCACACCTGCCGGGGATGGTCGCGTCGGCGACCCCGCTGCCGGTGATCGGGGTGCCGGTGCCGTTGGCGCGGCTGGACGGGATGGACTCGCTGCTGTCGATCGTGCAGATGCCGGCCGGGGTGCCGGTGGCGACCGTGTCGATCGGCGGTGCGCGCAATGCCGGGCTGCTGGCAGTGCGGATCCTCGGGGCGTCCGATGTTGCTCTGCGGGAACGGATGTCGGCGTTCCAGGCCTCGTTGGAGGAGATGGTGTTGCAGAAGGATGCTGCGCTGCGGGAGAAGCTGCTGGGTTCGGACTAGCGTTTACGCGCTGGCGGCGAGATTGCGCTGAGGGTCGTGGCTTTTCGCGCCTGGTGTTGAATGCCGGTCCCTCGGGGTGCCTGCTCTGTTACGTTGCGCTGGAGCGCTCAGCTCGCAACGGGTGGGGGCACCATGTTGAAGCATCATCTGGCACTGCTGGCAGGCGGCGCGGCCGTCCTCGGCGGAGCTGCTCTGTTGCCGTCGATGACACCGGCGCCGGACGTGCGCCTGGTCTCCACCGAGTCGTCGTTCGACGCACCCGCCGGTGAGGTGTGGTGGTGGCTCAACGGTATTGCCCCACAAGGTAAATCGGCTTACCAACGCGCCGGTGAGGTCGTCGCGGCGGCGGCCCGGCCGTCGTACTGCGGGCTGATCTGCAACGGCGTCGACGGCAGCGTGCAGAACCCGGACGGCCAACACGGCGGCCTGCTGTTCGGCAACGGCGGCAACGGCTATTTCGGCGGATCCGGCGGCAACGGCGGCTGGATCAGCGGAAACGGCGGCAATGCCGGCGAGGGTCTGCCCGGCCAGGCCGCCGGTGCCGGCGGCAACGCCGGGCTGTTCGGCAACGGTGGCGCCGGAGGCAACGGGATCTACGGCGGCGCCGGCGGAAAGGGCGGCGACGGCGGCCTGCTGACGGGCAACGGCGGGCGAGGCGGCAACGGCGGAACCGGAATCGAGGGCAACCCCGGCCTGAATCCCGCCCCGACGGGCCCTGCGCGCCGGCGGCGCTGCGGGAGTCGACGGCGGTAACGGCGGCACCGGAGGTAACGGCGGGCCCGGTCACAGCGGCGGCACCGGCGGTCGCGGTGGTGACGCGGCCGGCGACGGAACCGTCACGGCCGGATCGGGCGGCAGCGGCGGAACCGGTGGCACCGGCGCCTCAGGAGGGCAGGGCGGAGCGGGAGGCAACGCGACGTCCACCGACGGCGACGCGTACGGCGGCAATGGCGGTAACGGAGGAGATGGCGGAGCCGGGGAAGGCGGCGGCGACGGCACGAACGGTGGAGCCGGCGGCGACGGCGGTCGCGGTGGACTCCTGTACGGCACTGGCGGATCCGGCGGCCGTGGAGGTGACGGCGGTGTCGGTGGACCCGGCGCCGGCGGCGGCAACGGTGGCGCCGGCGGCACCCCGGGTGACGGAATCCCGGGGTCCGAGGGAAGCGGATCCAGCGGCGAATACGGCGCCGGCGGCAGCGGCGGCGCCGGTGGTGCGGGCGGAGACGGTGGACTCGGCGGCGCCGGTGGAACCGGCGGCAGTGGCGGCCTTCTCGGTGGCGGCAGCGGTCAGAGCGGCGACCCCGGCAATGACGGCGAATCCGGCCAGGACGGTTCGCCCGGCGCCGACGGGTGACACCGTCACGCGTAGCCGAGCGCGCGGTTCTCCGAGGTGATCCTGATACGCAGGATCGCGGCGTTGGCGAGGCTGAACACCACGGCCGTCCACCATGCCGAATGCACCAGCGGTAACGCCGCCACCTCCACGGCGACCGCCGTGTAGTTCGGATGGTGCAGAAGCCGGTACGGGCCTTTCTGCACCAGCTCGGCGTTCGGGATCACGATGAGCCGCGGATTCCAGTGCTTGCCCAGGGTCGCGACACACCACCAGCGCATGGCCGTGCTCGCCGCGACCAGCGCCACCATCGGCCAGCCCAGCCAGGGCAGGAGCGGACGATGCTGGGTGGCTACCTCGACGACGCACGAAACCAGAAGCAGCGCATGCATACTCACCATCGCCGGATAGTGACTGCGACCGAATTCCTTGCCGCCGTGGGCAAACGACCACCGGGCGTTGCGCCGGGACACCACGAGCTCGACGAGCCGTTCGACGGCGATCAGCAGGATGAACAAGTTGTAGGCCATCGTCGGTCCTACCAGCTCAGCAGCAGCAGTTCGAAGCTGAAACCCGGGCCCATGGCCACCATCACGCCGAACGAGCCGGGCGGCGGCGGTGCCTGCGTGGTCCGGTCGAGCACGTCGAGCACCGACGCCGACGAGATGTTTCCGTGCTCGCGCATCGACTCCCAGCTGTGGCGCAGCGCACCTGGCGGCAGGTCGACGACGGACTGGACCGCGTCGAGTACCTTCGGACCACCGGGATGGCACACCCACGTCGCGATGTCGTCGGTGGTCAGGCCGTGATCGTCGAGGAACCGGTGCACCTCGTCGCCGAGATAGTCCCTTGCGATTTCCGGAACCTCGCGGCCCAGCACCAGCTGGAAGCCACTCGAGCCGACGTTCCAGCCCATCACCTCGACGGTGTCGGGGAACAGCCGGCTGCGGGTGGCGACGATCCGCGGTCCCGGTTGCGGAGTCGCCGGACTGCGTTGCGCACCGACCGAAACGACCGCGGCGGCGCCGTCGCCGAACAGACACAGTCCGATCAGTGCGGGGATCGAGGTGTCGTCGGGCTGCAGTGTGAGCGAACACAGCTCGACCGACAGCAGCACCGCGACATGGTCGGGGAAGCCGCGAAGGTAGTCGTGCACCCGGGCCAGGCCGGCCGCACCGGCGACGCAGCCCAGACCGAAGATCGGGATCCGCTTGACGTCGGGCCGCAGGCCCAGCCGGGAGGCCATGCGCGCGTCGAGGGTGGGCACGGCGACCCCGGTGCTCGACACGGTGACGATCACGTCGACCTCGGCGGGGTCGAGGTGAGCCTCGACGAGGGCCGCTCGCACGGCCCGTTCGCCCAGTTCGGTCGCCACCTCCAGGTAGGCGGTGTTGGCCTCGGTGAATCCGTGCAGCGGGTAGCGGGTCAGCGGCAGCGCCAGGTTGCGGTACTCGACACCGCTGGTGCGGGCGAACCGGGTGAATGCGGGGTCGGTGAACTCAGTGAGCTCGCGGGCCACCTCGTCCTGGTCGTATCGATGCTCGGTGAAGGCCAGCGCGGTACCCGCGATGTGCGGGGCGCCGCGGAAGCGGGACGGGATCGGTTGGGTGGGGGCGAGATATGAGGTATCAGTCATGCGGGCCTCAACGGCGCGGAATCCCCGTACTAGTTCACGAAATGCGCCGTCGTGAATTTGTAGACAGAAGGTCGTAATCCGACTTTCCTGGTGGTATAAACGCAGATCAGAGCCACTTTCCTGGGAGCCCATGCAGCAATTTGCCGGCCATTTCCCAGAAACGCCGAAATTGCATTCCACGCGGGATTTCACGCGAAAAAACCCGCCGAGAGGCAATCTCGGCGGGTTTCGTTAGCTCAGCGAATATTGACGCGGTGTACCGATGGGTTGAGCGAACACGGTCCAGTGACATCGCTCACATTGCGATGTCGCGGGGTCGGTTTACGACGCCCGCAGCACCACGACGGGCTCGACGGCCTGAACCGCGGAGCCGGCTTGGACATGGCCCGTCTGTGCCGCGTGCATTCCCGCGTCGACGACCGCGGAGGCGCGCAGCCAGTGCGGAGTAGCGTGCCACCCACACTCACAATGCGCGGTACGGCGGAAGGCGGGGCCCTCGATGTACACCTGCATGTCTTGGAAAGTACCCACCGACACTGAGAGAGAACCAACCCGCGGGCTGAGCTTTGCCTGAGAGGTGGGTTCGCCATCCGGCGTGAGCGCGGTAAAGTTACTGGCGAGTAGCAAGGAGATGATGATGGCTAGTTGGGCCGGAAATCCGTCGTTCGATCTGTTCCAGTTGCCCGAGGAACACCAGGAGCTGCGGTCGGCGATCCGGGCGTTGGCGGAGAAGGAGATCGCTCCGCACGCCGCTGACGTGGACGAGAACTCCCGCTTCCCGCAAGAGGCCCTCGATGCGCTGGTCGCGTCGGGCTTCAACGCGGTGCACGTACCCGAGGAGTTCGGCGGGCAGGGCGCCGACTCGGTGGCGGCGTGCATTGTGATCGAGGAAGTGGCGCGGGTGGACGCGTCGGCGTCGCTGATCCCGGCGGTGAACAAGCTCGGCACCATGGGGCTGATCCTGCGCGGTTCGGACGAACTCAAGAAACAGGTGCTGCCCTCGATCGCCTCGGGTGAGGCGATGGCGTCGTACGCGCTGTCCGAGCGCGAAGCCGGCTCCGATGCGGCCGCCATGCGTACCCGCGCCAAGGCCGACGGCGACGGCTGGGTGCTCAACGGCACCAAGTGCTGGATCACCAACGGGGGCAAGTCGTCCTGGTACACCGTGATGGCGGTGACCGACCCGGACAAGGGCGCCAACGGCATCTCGGCATTCATGGTCCACATCGACGACGAGGGCTTCACGATCGGGCCCAAGGAGCGCAAGCTCGGCATCAAGGGTTCGCCGACCACCGAGCTGTACTTCGAGAACTGCCGCATCCCCGGCGACCGGATCATCGGCGAGCCGGGCACCGGGTTCAAGACCGCGTTGGCCACGCTGGATCACACCCGGCCGACCATCGGCGCGCAGGCCGTCGGCATCGCGCAGGGCGCGTTGGACGCCGCACTCGAATACACCAAGGACCGCAAGCAGTTCGGCAAGTCGATCAGCGATTTCCAGTCGGTGCAGTTCATGCTCGCCGACATGGCGATGAAGGTCGAAGCGGCCCGCCTCATGGTGTACTCCGCGGCGGCCCGCGCCGAGCGCGGTGAGGGAAATCTCGGGTTCATCTCGGCGGCGTCGAAGTGCCTCGCCTCCGATGTGGCCATGGAGGTGACCACCGATGCCGTGCAGCTGTTCGGCGGCGCCGGCTACACCGTCGACTTCCCGGTCGAGCGGATGATGCGCGACGCCAAGATCACCCAGATCTACGAAGGCACCAACCAGATTCAGCGCGTGGTGATGAGCCGCGCCCTGCTGAAGTGACCTGACCGCGGAATAGCGTTCCTGGCTGTGATCGCGGGCCGATCCACAGCCGGGAATGCTATCCCGCAGGCCCCTCCGCGAGGCGCAGGTGGGTGATGTCGCCTGCCGACACCGTCACCGTCGTGCCGTCGGCGTCGATCAGCAGCGGCCGGCGTCGTCGATTCCCGTTGCCACCCCGATGATTTCGGAGTCGCCGGGCAGGATCGCCCGTACCCGGGAGCCGATCGTGGTGCTGACGCCGCGGTAGTCCGCGGCCAGCGCCTCGTCGCCTGCACGCCACCGGCGTAGCTGCGTGCTCATCTCGCGCAGCACGGCGGCCGCCAGCGCGGTGCGGTCGACGGTGTGGCCGAGCATCGACAGCGACACCGCATTCGTGTCGGGCAACTCGTCGGGGGCCAGGCTGACGTTCAGCCCCAGCCCGACGACGATCACCGGCGCGGACACCTCCGCGAGGATCCCGGCCAACTTCCCGGTGTCGACCAGAATGTCGTTGGGCCACTTCACACCTGCGTTCACGCCGTAGGCCTCCCGCAGCACGCGCGCGACCGCCAACCCCGTCAGCAGTGGCAGCCAGCCCCACCGGTCCGGCGCGACGCCGGTGGCGTCCACCCCGACCGACATGGAGATCTGCGAGCGTGGCGGCGCCGACCAGGTGCGGCCGTGCCGGCCCCGTCCCGCGGCCTGGTAGTCGGCCAGCAGCACCGCGCCCGCGATGTCCTCGCCGGCCGCCGCGCGCGCGATCAGATCGGCGTTCGTCGACCCGGTCTCCTCGACCACGTCCACCCGCTGCCACTCGGTGCCCGACAGGGCGGCGCGGAGGTCGTCGACGACTACTGCTGAACGGTGAGGTGCGGACACGGCGTCAGGTTATCGCCGTGCCCGCACCGCGTGGTCACCGGTAGTTGAAGCTCGTTGTGCCGTTTCCGAGGAACGTGACGTAGATGGCGTCCTGCGAGAACGGAACGAAGCCCGTATTGAACAGCGAATCCTCGCTGATGTCAGGCCGATTGGCCCTCGTTGTCCGGTAGGAGTAGATCAAGGTTTCGCCGTCGACGGTGTAGACCTCGATGAGCGTGCCCGGTGGAATCGTCTCATCCGGCCACAGGAAGTCGGGCACTTCGCCGCGAATGCCGCCTGAGTCGAAGGATCCGTCCACGCGTTGCGCCGCCCGGCCGCCGATCTTCACCACCAACGGCATATCAGGTGAGGCATCGAGCGTCAGTCGCGCGGGATACGGGTTCGGCCCCAGGATGACCCGGCGGCGGCGCTCGTCGATCATGATGCCCTCGTTGAGCCGGCCCGGGAGATCGAGCAGCGGGTTGGTGTCCCACCAGTCGGTGGAGGTATTCGCGCCGACGCCGAGGACGCCGACGTAGCCGCCGGCCTTGTTGTACTCGGCGAAGGCGGCCGCGGAGTACAACGCCACGACCTTGACGTCGGTCTCGTCGATGACAAGCCCGTCACCGAAGTCGATGGATGTGCGGTACACGTTGAAGTCGTACTTGAACGACTCGCCGTAGCCGCCCTCGTGAGTTTCCCCGGGCGTGCCGAGGTCCTCCAGCCCGATGTACCGGGGATCGATGACCAGACCGACAGATCCCGTGTCGAGAAGGATCGGAACCCGAGGCCCGCCGTTGACAGACAGATAGATGACGGGTTCTGTCTTGACACTGTTGCCGTGGTACCACATCTGGAGCGGAAGGATGCTGTATACCGCGCCGTTGTCACCGGCCGATTTCACGAGGGCGGCGATATCGCGGGTCGCCGTCCGCGGACCGAACCACCCGACGACAGCGATCAATTTCTCCGCGGAATCCATTGCGTCGCCTGCCCGGATGGGCAGGCGAATGCTGTTCTCCAGCCGAATCCGGGCAATGGCATGGGCGAACGGCCGATCGACGGTCGCTGCGAACTCGTCCTGCAGGCGGGCGTGGTTGGCCATCCAGCGCTCGAGGTTGGTCTGGGCTCCGCCAAGCATCATCTGCGGGACAATTGCTGCCAGACCGGCCAGGATGTTGCCGTCACCCCACGTGGCGTTGTAGAGGTCCCGGCGGGCTTCGGCCAGCTGGTCGAGCGCCAACTGGACGGTGTCGGTATTGGTGTCGTCCCCGTCTTCGTCGGAGTCCTCGTCCTCGTTGGCGTCCTCGTCGTCCTCGTCGACGGTGTCGTCCTCGTTGTCGTCCCCGTCTTCGTCGGAGTCCTCGTCCTCGTTGGCGTCCTCGTCTTCGTCGGAGTCCTCGTCGCTTTCGTCGACGGTGTCGTCCTCGTCGTCCTCGTCGACGGCGACCGAAACCAACGCCCCGGCGTCGAACTCCCGGACGCTGGACGGCACGTGGTGCGGGCCGGACACCGACGTGTCGTCGACGTCCGTGTCGTCGTCCTCCGGCTCGTCGACGGCTTCTTCGGTATCCCCGTCGTCGGCACTGTCGTCGCTGTCGCTGTCGCTGTCGTTGGGACCGTCGTCGTCGCGCTCGGCGCCGTCGTCGTCGGCCTGCGGCTCAGAACGTGATGACGCAACGTCGGTCGACGTGTCGGCGGTGGAGCTCTCGGTGCTGCTCGATCCGGCGTCGTCGGGTGCCGCTTGCGCGACGGCCGGTGCGACGAGCAGGATTCCGGCAGCGATTGCGGGGGAGGCGACGACGGTAGCGGCCCAGCTACTGAAATTCACTGGGGAAGTAGAACATGCGCGGTTTTCCCAGTGTTGACGTCCGCGCAATTTTCGGCGATATCAACCGACAAATCGCGCTAGTGGGAGAGATCGTCCTGCCTGTCAGAGCCATAGTAGGAAAATATCTGCATATGTACCGACATTTGTCCTATCGGCAAACCAACTCAACCGCGGTCGACGTGCGGCAGGGCGTAAACCGGCAAATCGGGACCGGCGGTGTCGCGGTTGGCTTCTCGGTTTGCCACCAGGCGCCGCGCCGTGCGGTTTGGGCCGCTACGGCCGCGGAAGCGTCGCCGTCGTCGGATCGACGGTCTCCAGCGCTTGCGACCGCGCGGCGTGGCCGACCGTCGCCGCGTTGAGCGCATCGAAGCCCCTCACGAACGCGACCATCGCGGCCAGCGCCCACAGGTTGCCGACCGCCCATTCCCACGTTGTCGCTGCCGGCGCCGTAACCAGCCAGTATGCGGCGATGGTGACCAACAGATAGCCGCTGACAATCGCGCACCTGCCCGCAGCGCTGGCCAGCCACCCGGGGTGCCGACGATTGCGCACGTGCCACACCGACAGCACGACGACGATAGCCAGTGCAGTGATGGTCGACCCCACGGGCTGCTCCTTGCCGACGGTGCCCGCGTGGTTCTACACGAGCAGCGATACAAATTTGCCAGATCTGGGGCGGCCGACGCATAGCGAGGGGGCGTGCGAAAGTCGAGAACAGCCTGGTGACCACAAACCCTATGGTCAGCGTTTCCTGCTCGTCAAGAAGGCGTAATAATTGCGACCTTGATACGGGTCGCTCGAGTGCTTCGCTGGATCGTCAACTCTGGGTCGTTATTAGGCTACTGAGGCAGATGTTGCCTTAAGGGACTATCGGGGTCAGTGGCGAATGCGGTTGGTGGCCGGGTCGATGGTCTCGATCCGCGCCGCGGCCCGAGCGTGCTCGGCAGTGACCGCGTTCAGCGCGTTGAAGCCGACGACAAACGACATCACGGCGGCCAGGGCCCACGCATTACCCACGACCCACTCCCAGGTGGTGGCCGCCGGCGCGGTGGTCAGCCAGTATGTGGCCACGGCGACAAGCGGATATCCACAGCAGATGAAGAACCGGCCGTCCGCACTGGCCTGCCAGCCGGCGTGGCGCCGGTTGTACAGATGCCAGACGCTCAACACCACGACGACCGCGACAGCGGCGATGATCGACAACATCGGCAGCCCTCCTAGCGCGAGGCTCCTCTGCTGGCTGAAAGGGCCCGAATTCGCCAAAACCGTCCGGTCCGGTAAGTGAAATTATCCGTGCGGAATCTGTGAACGGGGTGAGGCTACGGAAACAAAATGGTCACAGACTGCTGCGCGTCAGCTTCTCGCTTTGGCGCCGACGCTCGACCTGCGTGGCATCCGGGTTTGCTACTAACACCAGTGACGCGCCCACCGCATACAACGCGAGCAGTTGTTCGATCACGTCGTCGGCCGTTTCCCACCGGGCCGCCGACAACACCCGGTCGGATCCGGTCACGCCCGCAGCGGTAGCCGACGCCCGCGCGGCGGCCAACACGTCGTCCGCCGACCGGCCGTTCAGCGCCGCACCGGGCTGCCGTTCCGGCACGATCTGATCTCCGTGCACGCGCACCGCGGTCGCGTAGTCGGTCAGCCCGACCGGCAGATCGGGCACCGGCTTGCCGAACGGGTCCAGCGACAACACCGCGATCTCACCGGTGCCGACCGCCGCGTCCGCGTCGTCGATCCGGTCCGCCGTGCACAACGCGATGTCCGCCGGCTCGTCGGGCGCCCCGCCGAACACCGCCTCGGCGCCGATCCACCAGATCCCGAACAACACCGCCACGGTCTGCCAGTGCGCCGGCAGCAGCACCGCCACCCGGGTGCCCGGCGTCGCCCCGAGCTCGTCACGCAGCAAATTGCCGGTCTTGGCCGCCCAGTTGGCCAGCGTCGCCGTCGACAGCTCGATGCGCTCGCCGGTGGCGTCGTCGTAGTACGTGATGCGCGGACCGGCCGGGTTCGCAGCCATCAACGGGTCCAGGATCGCCGAACTCAGATTCGGCATATCAGTTGACGCACGCCGGGTCGCTTGAACCCGCGGTCAGGATCGGTGGCGGGGCCGGCACCGCCTCGCCCGCGCCGGTCAGCAATCCCGTGCTCGGGTCGCCGCTCAGCAGCGTCACGTCGCTGCCGTCCAGACCCGCCCCGGGACCGGTGTAATCGGCCGACAGCACCACCCGCACCGTGCCCTGCGGCACGTCCGGGGTCTCGACCACCCGCAACCCGCCCAGCTCCTTGGCCACCGTCTGCGCGCCCAGATCGTCGGTCTGGGCGACCTGCACCTGACTGTCGGTGACCTTGGCGCCGTCGTTGTTGCCGACGCGTCCCTCCTGGAACCCCTTGCCGGACAACACATGTGCGACCGCAGCGGCCAGACCGTTGATGTCGGAGTCGTTGAACACCTCGACCGTGGTCTTGTCGTTGCTGTAGCTCAGCTCCTCGGTCTTGCCCTGCTCCTGCTCGTGCAGCAGGCTCGTCACGAAATCCTTGACCGCCGACGGATCGACGCGCACCACGCTCTGCATGCCGTCGTCGCTCCAGCCCGCCTCTTCGATGATCGGGATGGTGGCGAACGCGACGTTGCCGGCGGCCAGCTTCTGCAGCTGCTCGACGAAATCCATGATGTCCCAACCGTCGGACAGCACCACCGAGCGCTGCACCGCGCTCTGCAGATCGTTCAGCGTGGTCGGGCTCGACAGCGTCTTGCTGGAGATCACCTCGTGCGCCATCGACGCCATCACCGCCTGCTGACGCGCCACCCGGTCCAGGTCGCCGCGCGGCAGGTCGTGGCGCTGACGCACGAAGCTCAGCGCCTGCGTCCCGTTCAGCTTCTGCCAGCCAGCCGGGAAGTCTGCACCCGAAAGCGGTTCGTAGACAGGGTTGTTCAGGCAGACATTGACGCCGCCCAGCGCATCGGTGATCAGCGCGAAGCCGAGCAGGCCGATCTCGGCGTAGTGGTCGACGGTGACGCCGGTCAGATTCGCCACCGTCTTGATCAGCTCCTCGCGGCCGGCCGCGGTGGCCTCGGGCTCGGCCACGGCCGGGTCCTCGCCCTGCTGCTCGACGAGCTGCTTCATCTTCTCCAGATGCACCGAGCCGTAGACACCGTTGATCTTCATCTTCCCGATGCCCGGCGCCTCGACGTAGGAGTCGCGGGGGATCGAGATCGCCGTCGCGGACTCCCCGTTGTTCGGGATGCGGATCAGGATGATCGTGTCGGTGTTGGTCGACACCTCGTTGCCGGCGCGCAGCATCGCGCGCTCCTCGTCGCTCAGCGGGTTGCCGTGCGCGTCGGTGCGGCTGTCGGAGCCGACCAGCAGGATGTCGATCGCGCCGTCGTCGCCGCCCTCACCGAGCGCGATCGGATTGATGTGGTTGATGCCGGCCTCGAACGAGCGGATCTTGCCCCACGCGACACCGGTGCCGAGGACGACAATGACTGCCACGGCCACGGAAATGGCACGGACCAGGTGAGCAGCAGGCATTTGTCCAGGCTACTGGCGAGCAGGCCGCATTCCTTGCAGCCGGAACCGGCGTGCCAAACTCGTGACGTGAGCGGCCGAATCGTCATTTCCGGAGCAGGTGGCCTGGTGGGGCGCGTGTTGGCAGGTCAAGCGCGTGAGTCCGGCCGCGACGTGGTGACCCTCACATCCGCGCAGTGGGACATCACCGACCCCGAACGCACCGGCCAGATCGCCGAGACCGTCCTGCGCGCCGGTGACGTCGTCGTCAACTGCGCCGCATTCACCCAGGTCGACGCCGCCGAAGCCGAACCCGAGCGGGCGCACGCGGTCAACGCCACCGGCGCCGGGAACGTCGCCCGGGCCTGCGCGCGGGCCTGCGCGTCGCTGATCCACCTGTCCACCGACTACGTGTTCAGCGGCACCTTCGAC contains:
- a CDS encoding isoprenylcysteine carboxyl methyltransferase family protein; protein product: MAYNLFILLIAVERLVELVVSRRNARWSFAHGGKEFGRSHYPAMVSMHALLLVSCVVEVATQHRPLLPWLGWPMVALVAASTAMRWWCVATLGKHWNPRLIVIPNAELVQKGPYRLLHHPNYTAVAVEVAALPLVHSAWWTAVVFSLANAAILRIRITSENRALGYA
- a CDS encoding acyl-CoA dehydrogenase — its product is MASWAGNPSFDLFQLPEEHQELRSAIRALAEKEIAPHAADVDENSRFPQEALDALVASGFNAVHVPEEFGGQGADSVAACIVIEEVARVDASASLIPAVNKLGTMGLILRGSDELKKQVLPSIASGEAMASYALSEREAGSDAAAMRTRAKADGDGWVLNGTKCWITNGGKSSWYTVMAVTDPDKGANGISAFMVHIDDEGFTIGPKERKLGIKGSPTTELYFENCRIPGDRIIGEPGTGFKTALATLDHTRPTIGAQAVGIAQGALDAALEYTKDRKQFGKSISDFQSVQFMLADMAMKVEAARLMVYSAAARAERGEGNLGFISAASKCLASDVAMEVTTDAVQLFGGAGYTVDFPVERMMRDAKITQIYEGTNQIQRVVMSRALLK
- a CDS encoding 3-oxoacyl-[acyl-carrier-protein] synthase III C-terminal domain-containing protein; protein product: MTDTSYLAPTQPIPSRFRGAPHIAGTALAFTEHRYDQDEVARELTEFTDPAFTRFARTSGVEYRNLALPLTRYPLHGFTEANTAYLEVATELGERAVRAALVEAHLDPAEVDVIVTVSSTGVAVPTLDARMASRLGLRPDVKRIPIFGLGCVAGAAGLARVHDYLRGFPDHVAVLLSVELCSLTLQPDDTSIPALIGLCLFGDGAAAVVSVGAQRSPATPQPGPRIVATRSRLFPDTVEVMGWNVGSSGFQLVLGREVPEIARDYLGDEVHRFLDDHGLTTDDIATWVCHPGGPKVLDAVQSVVDLPPGALRHSWESMREHGNISSASVLDVLDRTTQAPPPPGSFGVMVAMGPGFSFELLLLSW
- a CDS encoding 5-(carboxyamino)imidazole ribonucleotide synthase, translating into MIGGGQLARMTAQAAIALGQTLRVLAVRSDESAAQVTPDVVLGSHTDLAALQRVAAGATAFTFDHEHVPTELLDQLVAEGVNVLPPPSALVHAQDKLLMRHRLSELGAPVPRFSAVSTVDDAVAFCAEIGGPVVIKTVRGGYDGRGVVMASSVDEVRAVVSRYLDDGVPVMIEERVNMRRELAALVARSPFGQGAAWPVVETVQRDGICVTVLAPAPGLSEELGTAASEMALSIASSLGVVGVLAVELFETADGGLMVNELAMRPHNSGHWTMDGARTSQFEQHLRAVLDYPLGDTAALAPTVMGNVLGAPETPAMSMDERVHHLFARMPDAKVHLYGKEERPGRKIGHVNIVGGTEPVESLRERAERAAHWLSHAVWTDGWDPHA
- the purE gene encoding 5-(carboxyamino)imidazole ribonucleotide mutase; this encodes MSSPRVGLIMGSDSDWPVMSEAATALAEFEVPFEVGVISAHRTPARMLSYAADAAGRGLQVIIAGAGGAAHLPGMVASATPLPVIGVPVPLARLDGMDSLLSIVQMPAGVPVATVSIGGARNAGLLAVRILGASDVALRERMSAFQASLEEMVLQKDAALREKLLGSD
- a CDS encoding GtrA family protein codes for the protein MSFADATIRRLPRPIRPYAERHHELIKFAIVGATTFVIDSAIFFTLKLTILEPKPVTAKIIAGIVAVIASYILNREWSFRDRGGRERHHEALLFFGVSGVGVLLSMAPLWVSSYVFMLRAPMVSLMTENIADFVSAYIIGNLLQMAFRFWAFRRFVFPDEFARNPEKALESTLTGGGIAEALEDEYELRHPDGTDSDSSGNVTPMRPSRRRWMQREDDSDDSKVSRTS